Proteins encoded by one window of Vigna radiata var. radiata cultivar VC1973A chromosome 5, Vradiata_ver6, whole genome shotgun sequence:
- the LOC106761708 gene encoding uncharacterized protein LOC106761708, with translation MEVQSPSVKRPYDITMSRRTRKQQFSVQGNEKPKSATGDEKLTVETAQSNGIIAEVKHGGESDHKSLKQLIIGDDNERMKGNNNSDEGGKGSRNSLGEHFSEEEKQQHLQLVRMQQKDNLQGLKFKKLVSRYAKVLGHLLKAKRDPHLGDAGKKPLFKLSA, from the coding sequence ATGGAGGTTCAATCTCCTTCGGTGAAACGCCCCTATGACATCACCATGTCAAGAAGAACAAGGAAACAGCAATTTTCAGTGCAAGGCAATGAGAAACCAAAATCAGCAACGGGTGATGAGAAACTGACAGTGGAAACTGCTCAAAGCAATGGTATTATTGCTGAGGTGAAACACGGTGGTGAGAGTGACCACAAAAGCTTGAAGCAGTTGATCATAGGAGATGACAATGAAAGAATGAAGGGTAATAATAACAGTGATGAGGGAGGGAAGGGATCAAGAAACTCACTTGGTGAACATTTCAGCGAGGAAGAGAAGCAACAACATCTTCAGCTGGTTCGGATGCAACAGAAGGACAACCTTCAAGGTTTGAAGTTCAAGAAGTTGGTCAGTCGTTATGCCAAAGTTTTGGGACATTTGCTGAAGGCTAAGCGTGATCCTCACTTAGGTGATGCAGGGAAAAAACCTCTTTTCAAGTTATCAGCCTAG
- the LOC106761015 gene encoding major facilitator superfamily domain-containing protein 12 isoform X1, whose translation MGTIIEADDTYTRILGRWPIFYYGMGHMLNDITAACWFTYLLLFLTDIGLSPRNAAVVMLSGQVADGFATIFIGELIDRFGHFKIWHSAGSVLVAVSFSSVFGVCLPCKMFSSNSSTFETVSYSIFAAIFNMGWAATQVSHMSMVTCITLNSTSRVALASCRNAFTMVANLSLYAVALIVFSVIDGKTHTDVQNQYRWIAYLSIFIGCCFVSVFHLATKEPRLKVGVHGRVHARISWDYWFKRILYYQVALIYVITRLVLNVSQAYLAFFVINDLQMAQSAKALVPALIYICSFVVSLVLQEISWTGRMLKAYYSAGCILWMFCGAVILLLSANMSYVMYIVSVIIGIANALMMVTGVSMQNFLIGENLNGCAFVVGSLSFLDKISCGLALYVLQSNQNISSQLQGTQFPFTVTRYGLGLVPAICSLIGVIVTYTMDFHNPSKSLRAPLLV comes from the exons ATGGGTACTATCATTGAAGCAGATGACACGTACACCAGGATCCTGGGAAGATGGCCTATCTTTTATTATGGAATGGGACACATGCTCAATGACATAACTGCAGCTTGTTGGTtcacatatttattattgttcttGACAGATATTGGACTATCACCAAG GAATGCAGCTGTTGTGATGCTTTCAGGTCAAGTGGCTGATGGATTTGCCACCATATTTATTGGAGAACTG ATAGACAGATTTGGACACTTCAAGATATGGCATAGTGCCGGTTCTGTATTGGTGGctgtttcattttcttctgtttttggGGTTTGTTTACCTTGTAAAATGTTTAGTTCCAACTCATCTACTTTTGAAACTGTGAGTTACAGCATATTTGCAGCAATCTTCAACATGGGCTGGGCTGCTACTCAGGTTTCACACat GTCCATGGTGACTTGCATCACACTGAACTCAACAAGCAGAGTGGCACTGGCTAGCTGTCGCAATGCTTTTACCATG GTTGCCAACTTGAGTTTATATGCAGTTGCATTGATAGTATTCAGTGTCATTGATGGAAAAACACATACTGATGTTCAAAATCAG TATCGTTGGATTGCATATCTGTCTATTTTTATTGGATGTTGCTTTGTGAGCGTATTTCATCTCGCAACCAAAGAGCCCAG GTTAAAGGTAGGTGTACATGGAAGGGTTCATGCAAGGATATCATGGGATTACTGGTTCAAGAGAATTCTGTATTACCAGGTTGCTCTAATTTACGTGATCACAAGATTGGTTCTCAATGTTTCTCAG GCATACCTTGCTTTTTTTGTCATCAATGATCTTCAAATGGCCCAATCAGCCAAAGCTTTG GTTCCTGCTCTCATATACATCTGCAGCTTCGTTGTATCTCTAGTGTTACAG GAGATTTCATGGACTGGGAGAATGCTCAAGGCCTATTACTCTGCTGGATGCATTCTTTGGATGTTTTGTGGGGCAGTGATCCTTCTTTTGAGTGCAAATATGAGTTATGTGATGTACATAGTGTCAGTAATTATCGGCATAGCAAATGCTCTTATGATG GTAACTGGAGTAAGCATGCAGAACTTTCTCATTGGAGAGAACCTTAATGGTTGTGCATTTGTTGTTGGATCATTGAGCTTTTTGGACAAAATTTCATGTGGGCTTGCTTTATATGTTCTTCAGTCAAACCAAA ATATATCTTCACAGCTTCAGGGAACACAGTTTCCCTTTACAGTTACGAGGTATGGTTTGGGTCTTGTTCCTGCAATATGTTCACTAATTGGGGTGATAGTAACTTACACAATGGATTTCCACAATCCTTCAAAGTCTTTGAGAGCACCACTATTAGTCTAG
- the LOC106761015 gene encoding major facilitator superfamily domain-containing protein 12 isoform X2: protein MLSGQVADGFATIFIGELIDRFGHFKIWHSAGSVLVAVSFSSVFGVCLPCKMFSSNSSTFETVSYSIFAAIFNMGWAATQVSHMSMVTCITLNSTSRVALASCRNAFTMVANLSLYAVALIVFSVIDGKTHTDVQNQYRWIAYLSIFIGCCFVSVFHLATKEPRLKVGVHGRVHARISWDYWFKRILYYQVALIYVITRLVLNVSQAYLAFFVINDLQMAQSAKALVPALIYICSFVVSLVLQEISWTGRMLKAYYSAGCILWMFCGAVILLLSANMSYVMYIVSVIIGIANALMMVTGVSMQNFLIGENLNGCAFVVGSLSFLDKISCGLALYVLQSNQNISSQLQGTQFPFTVTRYGLGLVPAICSLIGVIVTYTMDFHNPSKSLRAPLLV, encoded by the exons ATGCTTTCAGGTCAAGTGGCTGATGGATTTGCCACCATATTTATTGGAGAACTG ATAGACAGATTTGGACACTTCAAGATATGGCATAGTGCCGGTTCTGTATTGGTGGctgtttcattttcttctgtttttggGGTTTGTTTACCTTGTAAAATGTTTAGTTCCAACTCATCTACTTTTGAAACTGTGAGTTACAGCATATTTGCAGCAATCTTCAACATGGGCTGGGCTGCTACTCAGGTTTCACACat GTCCATGGTGACTTGCATCACACTGAACTCAACAAGCAGAGTGGCACTGGCTAGCTGTCGCAATGCTTTTACCATG GTTGCCAACTTGAGTTTATATGCAGTTGCATTGATAGTATTCAGTGTCATTGATGGAAAAACACATACTGATGTTCAAAATCAG TATCGTTGGATTGCATATCTGTCTATTTTTATTGGATGTTGCTTTGTGAGCGTATTTCATCTCGCAACCAAAGAGCCCAG GTTAAAGGTAGGTGTACATGGAAGGGTTCATGCAAGGATATCATGGGATTACTGGTTCAAGAGAATTCTGTATTACCAGGTTGCTCTAATTTACGTGATCACAAGATTGGTTCTCAATGTTTCTCAG GCATACCTTGCTTTTTTTGTCATCAATGATCTTCAAATGGCCCAATCAGCCAAAGCTTTG GTTCCTGCTCTCATATACATCTGCAGCTTCGTTGTATCTCTAGTGTTACAG GAGATTTCATGGACTGGGAGAATGCTCAAGGCCTATTACTCTGCTGGATGCATTCTTTGGATGTTTTGTGGGGCAGTGATCCTTCTTTTGAGTGCAAATATGAGTTATGTGATGTACATAGTGTCAGTAATTATCGGCATAGCAAATGCTCTTATGATG GTAACTGGAGTAAGCATGCAGAACTTTCTCATTGGAGAGAACCTTAATGGTTGTGCATTTGTTGTTGGATCATTGAGCTTTTTGGACAAAATTTCATGTGGGCTTGCTTTATATGTTCTTCAGTCAAACCAAA ATATATCTTCACAGCTTCAGGGAACACAGTTTCCCTTTACAGTTACGAGGTATGGTTTGGGTCTTGTTCCTGCAATATGTTCACTAATTGGGGTGATAGTAACTTACACAATGGATTTCCACAATCCTTCAAAGTCTTTGAGAGCACCACTATTAGTCTAG
- the LOC106760566 gene encoding F-box/LRR-repeat protein At4g14103-like, which produces MTDLISSLLDEIICYILSFVPSQQVVATSVLSKRWNILWPSVPSFDFDIFTEDFWSLNDEKTYNTFYSSVASFLVRRGDQPLHRFRLRSDIFFDDSKLFNKWIMDAVSGSGRLQHLDLFLSPRIVVPSVLFSCKTLVVLKLEYIRVESISLVDLPLIKVLHLNYIFFLVGVDLSQLLTGSPYLEVLKVMSTKFLPKEPTSPRV; this is translated from the coding sequence ATGACTGATTTGATAAGTAGTCTTCTTGAcgaaattatttgttatattctttcttttgttccATCGCAACAAGTTGTTGCAACCAGTGTTCTCTCCAAGCGATGGAATATTCTGTGGCCTTCAGTCCCCTCCTTTGATTTCGACATCTTCACCGAGGATTTTTGGTCTCTCAATGACGAAAAGACTTATAATACGTTTTATAGTTCGGTGGCCTCTTTCTTGGTTCGTCGTGGAGACCAGCCCCTACATAGATTTCGCCTTAGATCTGACATTTTCTTTGATGATTCTAAACTATTTAACAAATGGATTATGGATGCAGTGAGTGGAAGTGGTAGACTTCAGCACCTCGACCTCTTTTTGAGTCCCAGGATTGTCGTGCCTTCTGTGCTGTTTAGCTGCAAAACTCTTGTGGTTCTCAAGCTGGAGTACATTAGAGTGGAAAGTATTTCCTTAGTTGATTTGCCCTTGAttaaggtcttgcatttgaattatatttttttcttagtaGGTGTTGATCTTTCACAGCTTCTTACTGGGAGTCCTTATCTTGAAGTATTGAAAGTCATGAGTACAAAGTTCCTTCCCAAAGAGCCAACATCGCCAAGAGTATAA